The DNA segment ACCTGTTTGGAATGCTTGTTTGAGAATGAAGTGACGGTGCCTTTTTAAAGTGGGACTGTTTGGGTTGGTGCATAAAGAGTTTGTGCTGTTAGGCCATCATTTGCTAGCATTTCTATATTACTGTTTCGTGTATGCATGCCGTTGATTTGTCTTTGTTAGATCAATCTTTTCGCTTTGACAGTGAGTTCACAGGGAGGCCTACCAGCATGCCTGTTCCTGCACTTTGAAGTCAGCATTGTGAGAAGGCGGGGTGTGGTGGCGTATCCATATCAGTTCATACGGGCACTTTCGTTATCAGTCTACGGCAGAtcaaaatgatttcatttcctGGCAATATTACCTCATTGTGTGACTGTCTCTAGCTGACTCAtgattttgtgtctgtgtgtctgtctgtctgtcttattTTGGGATGCTTGCTGATGTCTGATCTGCTTTGTCTTGCAGGTTTACCTATCATGGACACAAATATGATGCCGAAGTTCTCCTCGAAAGACGAAGAAATTGAGTACTGGAAGGCGTTGTCGCTGAAGTACAAAAATAGGTAGGTGACAGACCGTGTCGTGCTCGATGGACGAAAAAAACTCTCCTCCCTGTTCCGCTCTCTGTTAAGTCTGTGTCCTCAAAAGCCACTGTTGGCTGGCATAACGTCAGCATGACAGGTCGTATTAACCAAGGAGTGGCATTGAGGGAGAACTCCAACAATGCAGCACAACTGGTCTGAAGCATCATATAATACCTCTTCACGGTCCCCTttggcagtattttttttttttaaactgtccctTTCCTTTAGCAAGTTCAATGCCTCATATCCGTTTTCCACTCTGTGAAAGAGAGGTTTTGAGGTGGTGTTGATTGGGAAAGTGTCCTCAACTGAGCCCAACTTAAGTTACAATTTCGATTCAGTTCACTGTTAATAGCTTTGGCTAACTTTCATCGGTTTGTAAAGagacgcttttttttttttcgaaccTTCTGCTGGGACTTGGTTGTTACGCAATAGCAGTTTTCAGTGCCCAAGGCAGGCCTGGTTGGATGATGAGGAGAGATGTGGTTTTTGTTGGTACTGCAATGTAATGAGCTGACGGTctagtcagtctgtctgtccatctcacTTTCTGTAATCTCCACCCTGGCATCACGCCTGCTTCTGTTTTGCATGCGGTCTTAAACTCTGGGTCCAAGGGCCTGCTGGTAGCCTATCACGTAACACAAAAAAGCCGCAGATAAGATCAGGGgggatatcacacacacacacacacacacacacacacacacacacacacacacacacacacacaaaagctacaCTGCAGTAAATAGGCTTAGCGGTTAGGCCTATGCCCTGGTTATGTAAAGTTTACTGGACTTGTCAACACTTGCTACTTTTCTCTTTGACGAGTTCATACTGTATTACTATATTATTGTATTTGTTGATTCACAAACTATGTTTTGGTTATACAACACAGATACTGTAAAGTCATTcaaggcatttttttttcttacaaaAAATGTAGTCAACTCCTGTTTTTTGATTGGCGTTATATGCACATGGTCATCCTTCAGGACAGgaattttatttataaatttGAGATTGGAGTCACTAAAGGACAAATAATGGTAAATGAACTGCATTTATACAGCATATGTTCATATTCATACCCCCAGAGTGTAggtttatctatctatttatttatttttttattttattttattttttttctctttctttgtaccaacagtactctgtgacgtcgagaaacacacacacactcgtacaccgATGGCGGAGGTTGCACATTCATAAAATGTGTTTGTCACAGCGGGACTTCAGTCCTCTTACAGGGGgtgacaatcacacacacacatccccaggACATCCTCTAGCTGCTGAGGGCAGAGCTCAGGGTGTTTGAATGAGGTGAATGTTTGTCCAGTGAATGAATGAGGTGatgcgccctctctctctctctctctctctctctctctctctctctctctctctctctctctctctctctctctctctctctctctctctctctctctctctctctctctctctctctctctctctctctctctctccctctctctctctctctctctctctctctctctctctcctgctggccTCCTTCCCTTCTTCAGCTATTCTCCACTTCCTGCCGGGCTGTTGTGGGACTTCCTGGCTCCAGACCGGACCCTGAACCCGAGTCCTGGCTCCGTCCCCACCGCTCACATGATGACCATTGCGTGACCCGGACGGCGAGGCCGTTTATAGATCCGTATCCCTacagggggtggtggtggggtagaCGGGTTGCGTAATCTCTAGTGCCATGTGTCTGCCCCCCTTCAAGGGTTCACACCCCGACTCGGTCAACAGGGGCAGAACACGCTGTAAGCAACCAgttatttatacacacacacacacacacacacacacacacacacttcctttggTCTGTATTGTGTTCCTGCCCGAAACAGAAATAAGAGTTGATGTATCTGTAAATCAGTGAATGACCTTGTGTATGACCGGGTGTAGTAGAGCTGTCTGTTTGTGCAGTTCAGTTGGCATCGTTGTTCTTTGTCGAATGGCCCTCGATGATCCCAGATCCGCGTTATTTCAGTAGACACACACTAGTCACAGACTCTAGAAATAGCCTGCACTGGAGGAAGTTATTTATCTCTGATGCCATGCTGCAGGGGTCCACAGCTGATATGTTGATGTACTTATAGTGTCCCCTAGAAATGACTGGACAAACATAAAGATAAGGATGTCCCATAGCAACGAGTGGACAAACAAAAGTATAAGGATGTCCctatctctgtttgtttgtgtctcttCACTTGTTTGTGAGGCTCAATTTATGTGATTGACGTCAACAACAGTACAGGATTTGTGGCAGTAGATCATTCAGCACATTTCCAGTTATTTTTATGGTTCTTGGATTTGGCCTTAAAAATAGGATTCATGACTCTGGAGCTCCCATTAGGACTAATCTAATATCCCTGTAGGCAGTTCCTATTTCGTCAGCTAGAGTCCTCTTCTTCCATCCAACTCCTGGAGTGGCGTGGGGGCAGTGTAactgaaggggtggggggggggttaggatTTTTCGGGGTTCTGCCTGACCGCGGGTGAACTaaataatcaaatcttcacTAAAATGTATAGTATAACTTACATGTGTAAATTTGTACAAATGTGAAATTATACAAAATACCATAAATAGAAtagactgttgttgttgtttaatagcatgttataatataatttataataaataaatagaatggACTGTTGTTTAATAGCATCTTTTTTACTTTAAACACATTCTCTCTTGTGAACAACTGCAttcatttatgtatgtgtagatataagctatttatttattgatgtgTGTAGCGCACTAAAATGTCGTTATGACTTttcttataaataaataacatgggCACAGTTATGTTGTGTCTTTTAAAGCCCAACGGGTCGGTCTTGCATAATGGGATGTCTGCTCTCCATGGTGAtgcaccagagagggttaaagagctctatcttgctagtaatcaaggatctttggatGTACTGTGAGGGCATTGAAGTCATGGCCTTGCATTTTCTAAGGCATAGCAAGACACCACAAGCCTCCTGTAGGTTAGGCCAATGGATGTCTGAATCATAACTCAATAATAACACTAAGGACAGATGTAggacttttgttttgttttgttttgtttgtttgtttgtttacttatcTATTCAAAAAAGACTGCATTTATTTGTACATTATTGCAGTGCTTCCATGTGCCATTTTCTCTCATGGgccagcatttttttttgtttttttttttgttattattttcttttatttatttatttatttatttatttatttatttattttaaccacaagctccaCGACCCACCCAGAATTGTTCtgcgacccacttttgggtcccgactCACCAGTTAGGACACACTGCATTATTGGATCGCCATACTTGGGCTGTAGGCTTTAGTGATGTTCTTCAGTAGCAGATTATTGAATTGATGAAATAATTGATTGATCAGATTAGACCTGTTGTATTAATCTGTAATCTAACTCCATAATCCATAACTGTCCCCCTCCACAGCTACCAGGAGGCCCAGGAGGAGCTGTTGCAGCAGATTATTGGATTGATGAATTAATTGATTGATCAGATTAGGCCTGTTGTATTAATATATAATCTAACTCCATAATCAAATCTGTCCCCCTCCACAGCTACCAGGAGGCCCAGGAGGAGCTGTTGGAGTTCCAGGAAGGCAGCAGGGAGCTGGAGGCGGAGCTGGAGACCCAGCTTGGCCAGGCTGAGAATCGCATGAGGGACCTGCAGGCCGACAACGAGCGCCTGCACAACGAGGTCGAGTCCCTCAAGGTATTAGTTTATTTAtctattgatttatttatttgtgtttctCATCAAACACACAGGGGCGCTTGACAAAGGGGCTACAGTTGAAAATGGAATGTTTGCACAGAATAGTTGAACTTGATCAATTCAAAGTAGCCACGTTCGTGCTTGAAACCCCCGCCTCCCTTTAAGGAATTTGAACGCACCACCTCGGATTAAAGCGTCATGGTGTTAATTGCTGATGCTGATTATTTTTCTCCACGTGTTCCCTAGAGGGAGCGTATCTCCAGtccagacagagagagcctTGGGACCTGGGGCACCACATCCACCAGCAGTGCAGTTCTAGTGTTCACGTCAATGTTTAAATGGAAAGTGGGACAACCCGAGCATGCAGGGCGAGGTGATTAACCCGGTAGCAACCAGACAGGCCAGGGCTAAATGTGCAAACTCCATATTCATGAGTAGGGGCTATTATGTTCCCGTTGAGAAGTAGACCAGCTGGGCTTTTGTGCTGTAGCATTAATTCACCAGTAGCTCTATTATGTTGTGAGCCTATAGACGATTAACTCCGCCTAGCCAGACTGGGGAGGTCTATATCTTGGTGCACCGTATTTACGATTGGAATTATAATGCACAGTTGTAGTCTGCAGAACAGTATATTTAACTCTGTGTACTGCGCTAGCTGAATCTCTGTGCTGGAGGGACATATTCATGACTAGTCCTGTAACGTTGACATTAATTTGAAAATAGGACAACCATAGCCTAGCCGGGCTGTCTGGATTTATATGCTTGGAGGTGGAATCCACCATGGtctagtaggcctatgtccaaACTGTGAGGACCTGCACCGCAGACGCTGCAGACATTGTTCACTACATTTAGAATGCGGCTTACACAGCAGGAAATGGCAAGTGGTTGAAGAAGAATCATGTTTCAAAAAGATTGTAGGTGGAAGATTAATCCAACTCCCAGATGTAGAGGCATATATTCATAAATCCTATTAATAACAGTAGCAGCTGGCTGCCTCGGACTGTAGAATGAGTTACTACTACAGGCGTCTGTGGAGACGGGTCGGTTCAAATAAAGCAAAGGCCTTATATGCTTGAGCCATGCAGTGCAGAGCGCAGAGCCAATTCATGCCCATGGGAGCATGTCATGGAGTGCTATGCAGCTGTGAGCATTACCCCTGGTTTTCGGGGGGAGTCCCGGCCCGGTTGGTCCAGGCCTCCCTCGTTCATTACGAGCCGTAGGAGACAGGACGGCAGAGTCAGCAGTGTGGCTCACAAGCAAACTCCTGCAGGAGCCCCGCTGGGAGATAGATGGGGCCGGAGCTCAGAGTCTCTGCAGAAAGTCTGGGGCGAGGGTGAAATGGCTGggggagtctctctctctctttctctctctctctctttctctctctctctttctctctttctttctttctctctctctctttctctttctcttctcttctgcatGGAATTATTGATTGGGAATGAGTTTAGGAGTTCAAATCTCAAACGGCTCAACATTCACTAAACAATTGGTAAAGTAAGTCTCCAGCGTAGCCGTGCCAGGGCCTtgttctcccccctcctctgttTAGCCCACGCCACGGAGGGCCCCATTAATCTAATGCATAATGCATGCAGACTTCTCTCTTAATTACCTCCGTGCCCTCCACATGCACAACTCTGGTGTCCTGCTCCACTGAAGCCGCTTTCCGCACTCCTGTGCTCAATCAAGGCAGGACCAGCTGCAGGACCAGAGTAGCAGGACTAGCAGCAGGACCGGTAGCAGGGCTAGTAGCACATGTGTCTCTGCAGTGCTCTCCTGTAGTTTGATTTTTCTTCACCCCTGTTTTGATGTATGAGTAACAGGCACGTCTGGTTGCCAGGGAGATTTGAGTCTTGTTAAGTCAGTGGTTTTATTGATTTGGGAGTGGGcgaagatgagagagagcaaaagtaagtgtgtgtgtgtgtgtgtgtgtgtgtgtgtgtgagatgtaggTGAAGTCTAAAGACTGAAAAGAATGGTTCAGCTATTCATCTGGATTCCGTGCTAAAGATATGGGTCACTGGTTGCCACGGAGTGTGCACAGGAGCACCCTGAAAAATAGATGATGCCAAGTGGGTTAGTTTGGTTCGTGTGCATGGAGGCCTAATTGTGCATGGGAGTATGACGTCAATGTGTACTCCTCTGGGTTTCCAGCTCTCTGTGTCAAGCCATGTAcatgtgggagagtgtgtgtgtgtgtgtgtgtgtgtgtgtgtgtgtgtgtgtgtgtgtgtgtgtgtgtgtgtgtgtgtgtgtgtgtgtgtgtgtgtgtgtgtgtgtgtgtgtgtgtgaataatgcTGTGTGTGATTTGTTGAAGACTTGAGAGAGGGCCCTCAAGAGTCTTTCACCCTGTTTCTGGTTATGTTTCTATGTCTGCTCTACTCTccttttaatctctctctctttctttctttctttctttctttctctctctctctctctctctctctctctctctctctctctctctctctctctctctctctctctctctctctctctctctctctctctctctctcatatattaGGAGAAACTGGAGCATCACTATGCTCAGAGCTATAAGCAGATCTCCATGCTGGAGGATGACCTGGGCCAGACCAGGAGCATCAAGGAGCAGCTGCACAAATACGTCAGGGAGCTGGAGCAGGCCAACGATGACCTGGAGCGGGCCAAGAGGTCAGCGCTTGTCCAGTCCGCAATCGCACTCAAAAGTGTTACTTTACATTTCCATTATTTCCATTTAGGCATTTGTAAttgtaattttatttatttgaacagGGACAGtgcacaaaaaaacattaatagATGTCTCGTGCCGGGTTGTAGCAAATTGCTAGTTTCTGCCCGTAGTCCCTGTAGCTGGCGCttctatagacccttttaacaagaaaaaacaaaaacaatgcttgaacattctattttgttcccaatctacttccgcttcattaagataacatatggaatgttaaatcggaagccttgtgggaacaactatgatgctgatagaggaactctcttgaaacggtCAATAATCTAcacacttcgaaagtttgtttagatccagtgattctgccgtcatggaaacgcaACGTCATACTTCGGTACTCTATTCAAAGTGACTTCAAGGTACAATGGAGGTCCAATAAAGGTACAGTGTGACTAGGATATTGGTAGTGCAGTAGTAAGTACCACTCGCATAGAATAGAATACCAGTTGGAGCGAGGTCAGGGGGAGGGAGATGAGGgatagtgtgtttgtgatgcTTTAGAAGATGGAAactcagagagaggggggaaaaagggTTCAGGTTCAGTTTTTGTGtcagttaaaaataaataactaaaaggACAGTATTGATGTTTGTCAAGTCAATGGTTGCCCCCAGAGAGCCAGATGAAACTCTGCGTATTCGTTTGTATGTCAGCAGTACCAAAAAAAATGGGACCCCGTCAATAATGATACAGAGAAAGCCAACATGTTTGGTTCCTTACTGAAGACCGCTTTAGGCTTGGCACTCAACTAAAAACACTCAGTGTTGGTTGCATCCCAAGCAGGAGGTGTGGTCCTAGCCATCCAAGTGTGATTTAAATGCATTGCATTGTGCAGCCTCAAGTGCCTTTTATCACCCACCTATTCGTATGCAAAGCCACCATGCCTGCAGCCTGCAAGGTTGTAAACGGTTATGGCAGCTATCTTGCAAATGCAGAGACATAATGTCGTGGGGCACCAGATAAGGCAAAACGGGGACAACTGAATTCATACAGAGCtcctctgtctttgtgtagTTAAGAGCAGACATGTCCAAGTGGACAGAGGTGGATTTTCAGTGGCTTGCACGACGTAAGAAGGGTATGGGCCGTGGCTCCCAGCGAAGCGCAGTCTGCAGCTCTTGTGGTGTACTGTGAATCATAGCAAAGTGTTTGGGCCATTCATTCAACCCAGCacaacatttacatttgcattgattcatttggcagacatttttatccaaagcgacttacatatgtcaactacattacaagggccattctcccAAGAGCTACTCAAGGttcacaacggtggaagccgggaattgaacccacacaTTTTTAGGCTACTGAATTCTATCCCAACTCCTTAGCCACTCTGCTACCACCACCCAAACCCAGCACAACATGCATCTTTGGTCCATTCGCACAACCCAGCACAACCTAGCAGCACATGCCACTTCCTATCTGTAGGCAATTTAGTTTGTATTGTTTCTGTCGGTTTTGACTCCTAGAACTAGTAGAGAaaacattggtgtgtgtgtgtgtgtttctccttcAGGGCTACGATTGTGTCCCTGGAGGACTTTGAGCAGCGTCTGAACCAGGCCATTGAGAGGAACGCGTTTCTAGAGAGCGAGCTGGATGAGAAGGAGTCACTCCTCGTGTCCGTGCAGAGACTGAAGGATGAAGCCAGAGGTGCTTatccattccctctctctttattccattctttctttgtctgtctttttttctctttgtctcctcatctacctcccttcctctctctctctctctctctctttctctttctttctttctttctttctttctttctttttaatcacGCCATCCTCAGGGGGAACCCTTGTTGTTTTTATCGTGGCTTGTCCAGTTAGTACCCCTGAGCTATGGGGCCTTGCCCCCATCTGACCCCTTATTCACTCCCACCCCCTCAGGGCTTGGGTGTTCTTTTTGGggttttgttatttatttattaattatttaattatttaatgtttttattaaatattttttttaattattttttttacttttggttTTGGAGTGGCTCTAAAATGCTGCATGCTGCCCTAGTGTCACCTTGACGCTGTTGAGCTCAGAAGTGTTCTGTGCTCTCTGCTCAGGTCAGCAAAAATGTAACGGTGATCTAAGCAAGCGTTCACCTTGCCATTCTAGTCATGACACTGGAGTGTATTGTCTTACATTAATGATCGCACGTCTATTTCAGTCATAATGACAATCTACGGGCTACTTAGCAGGTCAGCCTGCATGAATATAGCCTGTAGCTGGGAATGTCTGTGGACAAGCAGTTGCTAATGTGGTCCTGTTAGGGTTTCCTCACAGAGCTGTGTGGTGAGGAGTAAATGCATTTGACTTCTGTGCATcaatttacagtgtgtgtgtgtgtgtgtgtgtgtgtgcgtgtgcgtgtgcgtgtgcgtgtgcgtgtgcgtgtgcgtgtgtgtgtttgtgcatgtttgtttgtgtgtgtgcatgcatgcatgcataccattttgtctgtgtgcgtgcgtgtgtgtctgttttgtctgCTTAATGTgtggcatgcatgcatgcatacctgtgtgtgtgtgtgtgtgtgtgtgtgtgtgtgtgtcagacctgAGGCAGGAGTTGGCAGTGAAGGAGCGGCAGACGGACGTCAGCAGGATGTCAGCGCCCAGCTCGCCCACGCTGGACAACGACAAGATGGACTCTGCCGTCCAGGCCTCACTCTCCCTTCCTGCCACGCCGCTCGCCAAGAGCTTAGACAACGCCTTCGCCAACCCGAAAGGTCTGTCCCATCATCGTCCAGCTTTGGCGTCGGACAGCTTAGAGCTGCCGTCTCTGTTAAGTGGCTGTGTCTTTAGTGTCTATCTCTCCATGACTGTCCGCTTTATGCTGACACTGTccttttcttacacacacacacacacacacacacacacacacacacacacacacacacacacacacacacaccctgtctctttctctctctaatctcTCCTACTCCTCAGTGTCTGCCTCTTTTATCTCTTACATAACCTACAAATTCAAAGCagcacatgtaaatgtaaaaagtgTTTGCCTTCACTGTCTGTGCGCCCTAATGgaattttctctttctctctttctttctttctttctttctctttctttctttctttctttctttctttctctctctctctctctctctctctctctctctctctctctctctctctctctctcgttcgtGTGCCCTCAGTGTTGTCCAATGGCTGTAGTAACAGCTCCGCCCTTACACCGTCCGCCAGAATCACGGCCCTCAACATCGTGGGTGACCTCCTGCGGAAGgttggggtgagtgtgtgtgggggagggtctCACTCACCTCATCTGTCCTCTTTCAGTTCATGAAAATACTCCTCCATTATTTTGTATTGGGACACCAGTGTACCAACTTTAGGCAGACTCACACAGGGCTGATGCATTGGGACCAAATatcaactcggggttaagtgccaTGCTCAAGGGTACAACGGTGGCtgttgggaattgaacccacgaCTTTAGTGgctgctgcatgctagcccagctccttaaccactacactgcCACTGCCCAGGGCCTGTATTCCCTAAAAAGCTTAAGGCTGACCGAGAGTGTAGGTCAAAACTTTAGGACTCCTTATTTTTGTTGACATGCAAGTCTTCCTTATCAGATATCTCACTAGAAGAGCAGAGGAACGTTTGCTTTGTCAGCAGTGGCCATCCACCCCTACCGTACCTGCAGTCTCCTGTCGGTCACTCCTTCTGTACTGATGGACTTTTCTCTGTTTTCCAGGCTCTGGAGTCCAAGCTCGCCGCTTGTCGGAATTTTGCCAAAGACCAGGCGGCCAGGAAGAACTACACCACCAACAGCAACGGGAACCTGGTCAACGGCGACCTCACAAAGTTCTCGCACGCGCTCCACACGTCGTACTTCGACAAAGCGTGAGTCTTCGTCCTCCACCGCccgctttaacacacacacacacacacacacacacacacacacagatttatacacatttattaatttagcagactcttttatccaaagtgacttacagaatGAAGAATAACATTcaggctacagtgcagaggagaccttagctaAGAATTACTACTGCATCAGTCAATACTATTACTAGAGGATAGGAATGCACACATTATAAGCACTAGTCAATGTGTGCTAGAAGTGGTGAAGGAAAGTCGCACCACCTCCAACACCACCACTCCTgaacaggggtgcgtttcccaaaagcatagttgctacctgttagcaacttggttggcaatgggaaattgcattgcaaccaacaaagttgctaacttagtttgaaactatggttttgggaaatgccCACCCCTGGGCAGTCAAACTACGCCTTTTAAAGCTACACCTCCCTCCAGTCTAGGTGCAGAGACAGCTGCAGGCCTCTTCAAGCATTTAGTGAATGTACATCACCCTTCTACTGAACCATACATACTGCCACCTCAGGCAGGCAGCTTGGTCCTAAAGAAGCTGCAGTGTTTTGAAAATGACACATAGCAGATTGTCGCGCTAGTATGTAGTAGggcctacaaataaaaaaaataataaaaaaaacagtgttgttGGAAGAAGCCCTAACCAGCAGGACCGATGTGTAGAATATCATTGAGGtggtggtttaaaaaaaaaagggaaccCTCtgagaccctgtgtgtgtgttttttttccccagcagaagagagagggtCATTTTCCCTGCATTGCTCCGGGGTAATGACCGCCCATCGGGCACATGCATGTGGTTGT comes from the Alosa alosa isolate M-15738 ecotype Scorff River chromosome 22, AALO_Geno_1.1, whole genome shotgun sequence genome and includes:
- the ndel1a gene encoding nuclear distribution protein nudE-like 1-A isoform X4; its protein translation is MDTNMMPKFSSKDEEIEYWKALSLKYKNSYQEAQEELLEFQEGSRELEAELETQLGQAENRMRDLQADNERLHNEVESLKEKLEHHYAQSYKQISMLEDDLGQTRSIKEQLHKYVRELEQANDDLERAKRATIVSLEDFEQRLNQAIERNAFLESELDEKESLLVSVQRLKDEARDLRQELAVKERQTDVSRMSAPSSPTLDNDKMDSAVQASLSLPATPLAKSLDNAFANPKVLSNGCSNSSALTPSARITALNIVGDLLRKVGALESKLAACRNFAKDQAARKNYTTNSNGNLVNGDLTKFSHALHTSYFDKARERVIFPALLRAGR
- the ndel1a gene encoding nuclear distribution protein nudE-like 1-A isoform X5, with the translated sequence MDTNMMPKFSSKDEEIEYWKALSLKYKNSYQEAQEELLEFQEGSRELEAELETQLGQAENRMRDLQADNERLHNEVESLKEKLEHHYAQSYKQISMLEDDLGQTRSIKEQLHKYVRELEQANDDLERAKRATIVSLEDFEQRLNQAIERNAFLESELDEKESLLVSVQRLKDEARDLRQELAVKERQTDVSRMSAPSSPTLDNDKMDSAVQASLSLPATPLAKSLDNAFANPKVLSNGCSNSSALTPSARITALNIVGDLLRKVGALESKLAACRNFAKDQAARKNYTTNSNGNLVNGDLTKFSHALHTSYFDKARERVIFPALLRGR
- the ndel1a gene encoding nuclear distribution protein nudE-like 1-A isoform X2, whose translation is MDTNMMPKFSSKDEEIEYWKALSLKYKNSYQEAQEELLEFQEGSRELEAELETQLGQAENRMRDLQADNERLHNEVESLKEKLEHHYAQSYKQISMLEDDLGQTRSIKEQLHKYVRELEQANDDLERAKRATIVSLEDFEQRLNQAIERNAFLESELDEKESLLVSVQRLKDEARDLRQELAVKERQTDVSRMSAPSSPTLDNDKMDSAVQASLSLPATPLAKSLDNAFANPKVLSNGCSNSSALTPSARITALNIVGDLLRKVGALESKLAACRNFAKDQAARKNYTTNSNGNLVNGDLTKFSHALHTSYFDKARTVNGLDPGALTVLSAPNASSPSALVPLSV
- the ndel1a gene encoding nuclear distribution protein nudE-like 1-A isoform X1, encoding MDTNMMPKFSSKDEEIEYWKALSLKYKNSYQEAQEELLEFQEGSRELEAELETQLGQAENRMRDLQADNERLHNEVESLKEKLEHHYAQSYKQISMLEDDLGQTRSIKEQLHKYVRELEQANDDLERAKRATIVSLEDFEQRLNQAIERNAFLESELDEKESLLVSVQRLKDEARDLRQELAVKERQTDVSRMSAPSSPTLDNDKMDSAVQASLSLPATPLAKSLDNAFANPKVLSNGCSNSSALTPSARITALNIVGDLLRKVGALESKLAACRNFAKDQAARKNYTTNSNGNLVNGDLTKFSHALHTSYFDKALGAETAAGLFKHLVNVHHPSTEPYILPPQAGSLVLKKLQCFENDT
- the ndel1a gene encoding nuclear distribution protein nudE-like 1-A isoform X3, with the protein product MDTNMMPKFSSKDEEIEYWKALSLKYKNSYQEAQEELLEFQEGSRELEAELETQLGQAENRMRDLQADNERLHNEVESLKEKLEHHYAQSYKQISMLEDDLGQTRSIKEQLHKYVRELEQANDDLERAKRATIVSLEDFEQRLNQAIERNAFLESELDEKESLLVSVQRLKDEARDLRQELAVKERQTDVSRMSAPSSPTLDNDKMDSAVQASLSLPATPLAKSLDNAFANPKVLSNGCSNSSALTPSARITALNIVGDLLRKVGALESKLAACRNFAKDQAARKNYTTNSNGNLVNGDLTKFSHALHTSYFDKATVNGLDPGALTVLSAPNASSPSALVPLSV